In one Carassius carassius chromosome 12, fCarCar2.1, whole genome shotgun sequence genomic region, the following are encoded:
- the LOC132154226 gene encoding carbonic anhydrase-related protein-like, which yields MADNVIEETDNYLGKDELNWGYEEGVEWGLLFPEANGEYQSPINLNSREACYDPRLLEVGLNPNYVVCRDCEVINDGHTVRIMLKSKSVVTGGPLPSDHEYELSEVRFHWGRENQRGSEHTVNFKAFPMELHLIHWNATLFNSVEEAMGKKRGILIIALFVQIGKEHLGLKAITDVLQDLQYKGKTKIIPCFNPNTLLPDPLLRDYWVYEGSLTTPPCSENVTWILYRYPLTISQMQIEEFRRLRSHIKGAELLEGNDGMLGDNFRPTQPLSDRVVRAAFQ from the exons ATGGCAGATAATGTTATTGAGGAGACCGATAACTACCTTGGCAAAGATGAGCTGAACTGGGGCTATGAAGAAG GTGTTGAATGGGGTCTTCTGTTTCCTGAGGCAAATGGAGAGTACCAGTCCCCCATAAACCTTAACTCTAGGGAGGCCTGCTATGACCCGCGGCTCCTGGAGGTGGGGCTTAACCCCAACTATGTTGTTTGCAGGGACTGTGAAGTCATTAATGACGGTCACACTGTGAGGATCATGCTCAAGTCCAAATCAG TTGTGACTGGGGGCCCGCTTCCTAGTGACCATGAGTATGAACTGAGCGAGGTGCGTTTCCACTGGGGGAGAGAAAACCAGAGAGGATCTGAACACACTGTCAACTTCAAGGCTTTTCCTATGGAG CTTCATCTAATCCACTGGAACGCTACATTATTCAACAGCGTGGAGGAGGCCATGGGCAAGAAAAGGGGCATTCTCATCATCGCCCTATTTGTGCAG ATTGGGAAGGAACATCTTGGGCTGAAGGCCATCACAGATGTCCTGCAGGACTTGCAGTATAAG GGAAAGACAAAAATAATTCCATGTTTTAACCCCAACACATTACTGCCTg ATCCTCTGTTAAGAGATTACTGGGTGTATGAGGGCTCTTTAACCACTCCGCCCTGCAGTGAGAACGTCACCTGGATTCTTTACCGTTACCCCCTTACCATCTCTCAGATGCAG ATTGAGGAATTTCGTCGTCTCAGGTCCCATATTAAAGGAGCAGAGCTTCTAGAAGGCAACGATGGGATGCTGGGGGACAATTTCAGACCCACCCAGCCCCTGAGCGACAGGGTGGTCAGGGCAGCCTTCCAGTAA